GTGGGTAGTTAGCCACAGTAACAGAGTACATTGTGTGCCAGTAGCTGCTTGGATTTCCATCAGTAAGGTGGCTTGCGTCACCCTCACCACTCTCCTGACTTGAAGCGAAGACTACTGACAATGGGATGCTCTCAATGCGTGAGAAGGTCTGAGAAGCTACAAGCCAATCATTCTCCTTTGTCCAAGCTGAAATCGTACCACCATTGCGCAAGCTAATAGGACCAGTGTACTTCACTGCCTTCTTGCTGTCGTTAACACGATAGTAGATATCGCCCTTCGCACCATTTGCATTGATCGTCACATTGCCCTCACCGTCACGTACGATGGTAAGTGGTGTAGCACCATTCAGACTTACATTCGCATTGCTAACGAGGTCGTTGGTCTTAACAGAGTTCATAGGACGAATCATGTAACCGAAGGTGTGTGGCGTTGCCATGACACGATCGCGCAGTAACGGACCACCCTGTCCACAGCTGTTACCACCAAGGCCAGTGATAGCCATGTCAAGATGCAAATAAGTATATTCGCTCTGAGGTAATTCGTGTGGATGGTTAGCCATTGCAATGGTGTTATCCGACCAAGGAAGTGCTGAGAAACTCATCTTATCCTTAGCCACGAAGATAGCACCATAGAGGGCATCGCCGCCATCATTGCCTGTAAGAGAGAGCCAACGAGTATCCTGATGGTTACCGGTATCCTGTGGTTTAGGGAAGGCAACGAACTCATCCTCAACATTCTGCTGCTCATAGATACCAATCATCTGACCCGTCTTACGGTCTGGATAGTTGTCAACTGTACCACGACCATAGTAATTCAACAAGCTGAGTGCCTTTGGAACACGTACGGTATAACCCAACTTTGCGAGTGTCAGATTAGGCTTATTGCTTGTAATTGCGCTCTCGCTCTCGATGCTACCGTCAGGGAAGATAGTGTAAACCACCTGTGTATTAAAGCGGAAGTCGTCCTTACCGAATGGCTTTTCCTTGTATTCGATGAGCTTCTTCCAGTTGGCATTACCACCCTCAAGGCGATAACCATAAGGTGCCTGTGACTCAACATTGAACACAACAGAAACAGAACCGTCAGCATTTGCGTGGGTTGTATAGTTAGTACACTTATGCTGCAGGTTGTTCAAACCATTTGCATACCATCCTTCGTAAGCCCAGTTGTCATTGTTAACCCATGCACGGAAAGCGTTCAACTCTGGTCCACAACCGTCTGCAATGATAGTCTTACCATCGTACTGAAGGTTATAAATCGTACCCTTTGCGAGGTCGAATGTCGTTGTGAAGGTTTTGCCAGAGAAGACAATCTTATTGTCCTTTACGGCTGACATATTCACCTTACCTGCTGCAGCGATAGCTGGACGAGCCGCTGCTACCTGTACAGGCAACTGCTCTTCAGCCTGAACATATCCTGCCTTTGCCCATGGCATGTCATGCTTGAGGCGATAGGTAATGTGGAGGAGGTACTCCTTATTTGGGTCAAGACCCTCGTTGAGTCCTGCGATTGTAATGCTCTTATGACTTCTTGCTGGTACACTACCAAGCTCAAGGTCGCCCTTCTTAACGGTTACACCATCAGCGGTCAGGCTATAAGACATTGCATAACCACTAAGATCATCAGAGTAGTAGTTCTTATTGAATACATCCAAAGTAGCTGTCTTAGCGTCCTTCCAGCTTGTTCCAATATACTGATACACCTTCTTCACCTCATAATACTGTGGCTTTGGTGTCTCATCACCGAAGATAATACCATTCATAACAAACTGTCCATCGTTAGGCGTATCACCGAAGTCACCACCATAAGCGAGGTAACGCTTGCCCTCCTTTGTGTAGTTGTACATACTCTGGTCAATCCAATCCCAGATAGCACCACCCATAAAGAAGTTCGTAGACTCCATTGCCTCCCAATAGTCAACGAGGTTACCTACAGCGTTACCCATTGAATGGGCATACTCTGAGATATGGAAAGGATACTTGATACCCATCTTACCCTTCACCGCATCGCGGGTCCAAGCAATACTTGGATACTGGTTAGAACCCATGTCCACGATGTCGTTGTTGCGCTCATACTGCACTGGTCTTGAAGCATCGTAAGCCTTCAGAGAGTCGTAGGCTACAACGAAGTTATGACCAGGTCCTGCCTCATTACCCAAACTCCAGATAACGATTGAAGGCTGATTAACAAGCTGGTGAGTCATTGCCATTACACGATCAACGTGTGCTGCTTGGAACTCTGGCACATGTGAAAGCGATGCCTTGCCATAGAAGTACTCATGGCTCTCAATGTTTGCCTCGCTCTCTAAGTAGATACCATATTTATTGCAGAGATAATAGAAGTAAGGGTCGTTAGGATAATGAGAGGTACGTATGTGGTTGATATTCGCACGCTTCATCAGTATAATCTCATGTTCCATCTGCTCACGAGAGATAACCTTACCCGTCAATGGGTTGGTATCGTGGCGGTTCACACCCTTGAGTTTCACTGGTTTACCATTGATATAGTAATATCTTCCAGCCAAACCGAACTCGTCCTGACTTGCTGGTGTATCCTTAATCTCAACAGTACGGAAACCAGTTTGGAAACTTATCGTTTCAACAACTTTCTTTCCCTGCATCAA
The nucleotide sequence above comes from Prevotella melaninogenica ATCC 25845. Encoded proteins:
- a CDS encoding glycoside hydrolase family 2 TIM barrel-domain containing protein translates to MHKQFLIGLLLSLLTAAPIQADDYPTGGYLFGQATAPTGNEWQSPGALGYNKLPARALFSSFSSVDEARKVLPEFAKDYLSLNGEWSFHFSKNPDERPKDFFAKGYDDSKWDRLQVPVSWNMAGIQKDGTLKYGVPIYVNQWVIFKYNIEPGDWKKGVMREPPKNYTTYEYRNEVGSFRRSFDIPTTWDGKEVYLNFDGVDSFFYLWINGRYVGFSKNSRNTAQFDITPYITKGKNEVAVEVYRSSDGSFLEAQDMFRLPGIFRNVSVTATPKVHIADVKAIPSYTDGKGTVNLNTTLQNLTTKNAKDLHLRWSIYKNRLFADDNELVATFEDAKAKTVCNSKGQADVRQTLTVNNAVAWTAEEPNVYVLVGELMQGKKVVETISFQTGFRTVEIKDTPASQDEFGLAGRYYYINGKPVKLKGVNRHDTNPLTGKVISREQMEHEIILMKRANINHIRTSHYPNDPYFYYLCNKYGIYLESEANIESHEYFYGKASLSHVPEFQAAHVDRVMAMTHQLVNQPSIVIWSLGNEAGPGHNFVVAYDSLKAYDASRPVQYERNNDIVDMGSNQYPSIAWTRDAVKGKMGIKYPFHISEYAHSMGNAVGNLVDYWEAMESTNFFMGGAIWDWIDQSMYNYTKEGKRYLAYGGDFGDTPNDGQFVMNGIIFGDETPKPQYYEVKKVYQYIGTSWKDAKTATLDVFNKNYYSDDLSGYAMSYSLTADGVTVKKGDLELGSVPARSHKSITIAGLNEGLDPNKEYLLHITYRLKHDMPWAKAGYVQAEEQLPVQVAAARPAIAAAGKVNMSAVKDNKIVFSGKTFTTTFDLAKGTIYNLQYDGKTIIADGCGPELNAFRAWVNNDNWAYEGWYANGLNNLQHKCTNYTTHANADGSVSVVFNVESQAPYGYRLEGGNANWKKLIEYKEKPFGKDDFRFNTQVVYTIFPDGSIESESAITSNKPNLTLAKLGYTVRVPKALSLLNYYGRGTVDNYPDRKTGQMIGIYEQQNVEDEFVAFPKPQDTGNHQDTRWLSLTGNDGGDALYGAIFVAKDKMSFSALPWSDNTIAMANHPHELPQSEYTYLHLDMAITGLGGNSCGQGGPLLRDRVMATPHTFGYMIRPMNSVKTNDLVSNANVSLNGATPLTIVRDGEGNVTINANGAKGDIYYRVNDSKKAVKYTGPISLRNGGTISAWTKENDWLVASQTFSRIESIPLSVVFASSQESGEGDASHLTDGNPSSYWHTMYSVTVANYPHWVDFDCGGMKTIKGFTYLPRQDSNNGNIKKYSIQVSNDGKTWGKAVAEGEFENNRKEKTILLTTPVKARFVRLTALSEQSGQDFATGAEFKVLEK